Genomic segment of Pirellulales bacterium:
TTTTCCATGAACTCGACGACTTGCGTTCCGTCCATTTCGATCTCACCAAAACGGCCGGGCGGGTGAACCGCCGTGACCGTGCCCAGCTTGCCGTGCTGGTGGTGAAACCGGATCAGTTCCGCGAGGTCGATATCCGCGACGCCGTCGCCATAGGTCAGCAGGAAGCTATCACCGCGGATGTACTTTTCGATCCGCTTGATGCGGCAGCCGGTCATCGCGTCGATGCCGGTTTCGGCCAGCGTAATGCGCCAATTCTCCTGAGCCGGATGGGCATGCACCTGCAACTGGCCCGGCTCGCTCAAATCGAGGGTGAAGTCGGCCTCGGCCAGATGATAGTCGAGGAAGTAGCGCTTGATGACCGAGCTTTTATGGCCCAAACACAGAATGAATTCATCGAAGCCCTGGTCGGCATAGCCCTTCATGATATGCCACAGGATCGGGCGATTGCCGATGGGGATCATCGGCTTGGGGATGTCATCGACGACGTCGCGAATGCGCGAGCCTTGGCCGCCGCATAAGATTACGACCTGCATACCTCCCCCCTTTTCTGCCCATCCTGGCACTGCTGGCGCGTGCAGACTTACACCCTGGGAGGCAAACGCGTCAAGCTCGAATTCGTCCGTTGTCAGTTGTCCGTTGTCCGTTGTCCGTGGCCGGGGCAGGCGGCTGCGGTGCTGGCATTGGCCGTTAAGGGTCCATGCACTCGAGCTGCACTTGGATGATCTCGGCGGAACAGGCGAAGAAGGCGTCGAGCACCGTGGGATCGAAGTGCGTGCCGCGGCCTTCGGTCAGAATGGCGAAGCACTTCTCACGCGGCAGCGCCTGCTTATACGGACGGGCACTGCTCAAGGCGTCGAAGACGTCGGCCACCGCCGTGATCCGGCCTTCCAAGGGA
This window contains:
- the rfbF gene encoding glucose-1-phosphate cytidylyltransferase; amino-acid sequence: MQVVILCGGQGSRIRDVVDDIPKPMIPIGNRPILWHIMKGYADQGFDEFILCLGHKSSVIKRYFLDYHLAEADFTLDLSEPGQLQVHAHPAQENWRITLAETGIDAMTGCRIKRIEKYIRGDSFLLTYGDGVADIDLAELIRFHHQHGKLGTVTAVHPPGRFGEIEMDGTQVVEFMEKPLLARGRVNGGYFVFDRAIFDRLTDDPRLVFENEPLTRLADDGQLMAYRHNGFWHPMDNSRDFKYLNDLWSSGKAAWNAGSPRRCQAAA